The DNA region GTTTAAATTTACAATATTTTAATAATGTCATAACTGCTAGATTTACCGCTAGCGCCGCTGTTAAAAATACAAGTTTATTTAGTTGAGTTAAAACTCAAGCAAAATTTTATTTTAAAATTTCTGTTTCTAAAAATGGGTCGTTATAAATTATTTTCTAAACAAATTTAATTTTAAAGATGGTCATGATTTTTTATTATTGATATTAGCATTATGATATATCTTATTTACAATACTAATAACATTATTTTCTTTCATCCTTAATTATTAAGGACAGTAAAATAAAATAATGTTTTTTATTAAAAATCAACTTAAAAAAAGTTGATTTGTTATATTTTATATTTTAGTTTATAAATTATAAACCTGATTTTTGCATTTTATAGACTTGTTTTAAAACTATCTTACGAGGTAAATGTTTTGTGAAAAAAACATTAATTTTATTTTTGTTTCCAATTAAAACAACGTCTTTTTTTGTTTGATTAATTTTTTTAAAAGCAATTTTAGTAAATTTAGTGACATTCATACTACCAGGCGGTAGTTTTTTACTTTGATATTGGGCTCTATTTCAAAAGTCTGTTTCAATTGGGCCGGGGCATAAACTAATTACTTTTAATTTAGATTTCTGTTGCTGCAATTCAAAATTTATCGCACAACTAAAATTTAAAACATAACTTTTTGAGGCAAAGTAAGTTGCGTGCAATGGTCCTGGTTGAAAGGCGGCAATTGAAGCCATGTTTATTATTCTTTTTTCAGTGGTAGTCTTATGATATTTTAGAAAGAAATATTTTGTCATAAATTGTAGACTTTTAATGTTTAAATCAATTAAATTTAGTTCGTCATCAATATTAGTAGTATCAAACATCCCAAAAACACTAAAACCAGCATTATTAATTATGATATCAAAATCAATTTTATTAAGTTCAGAAATCAGTTTTCTGTTTGCTGAAATTTCGCTTAAATCACAATTAAATGTTTGGACATAATCACTTAGATCTTGTTCTTCTGCTCATGTGGCAATTGGTGTTGTGTTTCTTGCAACACAAAAAACATTAATATGGTTGGTTAAGTATTTTTTTGCTAACTCAAAACCAATTCCTTTGCTTGCTCCTGAAATAAA from Spiroplasma sp. NBRC 100390 includes:
- a CDS encoding SDR family NAD(P)-dependent oxidoreductase, encoding MKLNNIKNVFISGASKGIGFELAKKYLTNHINVFCVARNTTPIATWAEEQDLSDYVQTFNCDLSEISANRKLISELNKIDFDIIINNAGFSVFGMFDTTNIDDELNLIDLNIKSLQFMTKYFFLKYHKTTTEKRIINMASIAAFQPGPLHATYFASKSYVLNFSCAINFELQQQKSKLKVISLCPGPIETDFWNRAQYQSKKLPPGSMNVTKFTKIAFKKINQTKKDVVLIGNKNKINVFFTKHLPRKIVLKQVYKMQKSGL